A window of Vicinamibacterales bacterium contains these coding sequences:
- the fusA gene encoding elongation factor G, whose amino-acid sequence MEPLFTTGCKRDENSSTTSGETVDIMARLAPIDRTRNIGIMAHIDAGKTTTTERILFYTGITYKLGEVHDGTAVMDWMAQEQERGITITSAATTCLWRDHRINIIDTPGHVDFTAEVERSLRVLDGAVAVFDAVAGVEPQTETVWRQADKYRVPRICFVNKMDRVGADFARTLDQIRTKLQANPIALQIPFGSEAEFQGVIDLISMKVIRYADETLGAESLIQEIPESMMPEATIYREQLVEKVSEANDELLEKYLRGEPMADDDIIATLRRRVIESVRSEQAPFVPVLCGAAFKNKGIQPLLDAVVNYLPSPTDVPSVTGLDPTQAEETVVEREASDDAVFSALAFKILTDPFVGQLTFFRVYSGVMKTGASVYNPTKDRSERLGRLLKMHANKREEINEVYAGDIAAAVGLRSMATGDTLCDRRYPITLEAMEFPEPVISLAIEPRTRTDQEKLGQGMAKLSAEDPTFQVRTDHETGQVVISGMGELHLEIIVDRLQREFGVAASVGRPQVAYKETLTKPSAGEGRYVKQTGGRGQYGHVKIRIEPGKPGTGFKFVNDIVGGAIPREFIKPVEGGIREAMTTGVLAGYPLDDLSVSLYDGSFHAVDSSEVAFKIAGSMAFRNAAKKAGPILLEPVMRVEIVVPEDYLGDTMSDMKGRRGRIHSMEARGGTQIVTAFVPLSAMFGYATDLRSRTQGRATHSMHFFQYEPAPEQVSEEVVARVLGR is encoded by the coding sequence TTGGAACCTTTGTTCACTACCGGTTGTAAGCGAGACGAGAATTCTTCGACCACTAGTGGCGAGACCGTAGATATCATGGCGAGGCTGGCACCGATCGACAGGACGCGCAATATCGGCATCATGGCGCATATTGATGCTGGTAAGACAACGACCACTGAGCGCATTCTGTTTTATACGGGTATCACCTACAAGCTCGGCGAAGTGCATGACGGAACGGCCGTGATGGACTGGATGGCGCAGGAGCAGGAGCGTGGGATTACCATTACATCCGCAGCCACTACCTGCCTTTGGCGTGATCATCGAATCAACATCATCGATACGCCTGGCCACGTCGATTTTACTGCCGAGGTTGAACGTTCACTGAGGGTGCTTGATGGTGCGGTGGCCGTGTTCGATGCTGTCGCTGGTGTTGAGCCTCAGACGGAGACCGTTTGGCGTCAGGCCGACAAGTATCGTGTTCCACGGATTTGTTTCGTAAATAAGATGGACCGTGTGGGGGCTGATTTTGCTCGCACACTTGATCAGATTAGGACGAAGTTGCAAGCGAATCCGATTGCCTTGCAGATTCCGTTTGGCTCTGAAGCTGAATTTCAGGGCGTGATTGATTTGATCAGTATGAAGGTGATTCGTTATGCCGATGAGACCTTGGGAGCGGAATCGCTCATTCAGGAAATTCCTGAATCGATGATGCCTGAGGCGACGATTTACCGAGAGCAGTTGGTAGAGAAGGTCAGTGAAGCTAACGATGAACTGCTAGAGAAGTACCTTCGCGGTGAACCGATGGCTGATGATGACATCATCGCTACACTACGTCGTCGCGTCATCGAGTCGGTGCGTAGTGAACAGGCGCCATTCGTACCAGTTTTGTGTGGTGCCGCGTTTAAGAATAAGGGAATTCAGCCGCTCCTTGATGCCGTTGTGAATTATTTGCCGTCCCCCACTGACGTGCCCTCCGTTACCGGCCTAGACCCGACACAGGCTGAAGAGACGGTTGTTGAGCGGGAAGCGAGTGACGACGCTGTGTTTTCAGCACTGGCTTTTAAGATTCTTACTGACCCATTCGTTGGGCAACTGACCTTCTTTCGGGTCTATTCTGGGGTTATGAAGACCGGCGCATCGGTCTACAACCCAACGAAAGACCGCAGCGAGCGTCTTGGGCGACTTTTAAAGATGCACGCTAATAAGCGTGAGGAGATCAACGAGGTTTACGCGGGTGATATTGCGGCGGCGGTTGGTTTAAGGAGCATGGCAACGGGTGACACGCTATGTGACCGAAGATATCCGATCACACTTGAGGCGATGGAGTTTCCTGAACCAGTTATTTCACTCGCAATTGAGCCGCGTACCCGTACTGACCAAGAAAAGCTTGGACAGGGCATGGCGAAGCTGAGTGCCGAAGACCCAACCTTTCAGGTTCGGACGGACCACGAGACGGGCCAAGTTGTTATCTCCGGTATGGGTGAATTGCATCTGGAGATCATCGTTGACCGGCTTCAGCGGGAGTTCGGCGTGGCGGCCAGCGTCGGCCGGCCGCAAGTGGCTTACAAGGAAACCTTAACAAAGCCATCCGCAGGAGAGGGTCGGTATGTGAAGCAAACTGGTGGACGTGGGCAGTATGGTCACGTGAAGATCCGGATTGAACCAGGTAAGCCCGGTACTGGCTTTAAATTCGTTAACGACATTGTGGGCGGTGCCATCCCAAGAGAGTTCATTAAACCTGTAGAGGGAGGTATTCGCGAAGCGATGACGACCGGTGTTCTTGCCGGGTACCCCCTCGACGATTTAAGCGTTTCACTCTATGACGGTTCTTTTCATGCGGTAGATTCCTCAGAAGTAGCATTCAAAATCGCTGGGTCAATGGCATTTCGAAATGCAGCGAAGAAGGCTGGGCCGATTCTACTCGAGCCCGTTATGCGCGTTGAAATTGTAGTGCCAGAGGATTACTTAGGCGACACGATGAGCGACATGAAAGGGCGTCGGGGGCGTATCCACTCGATGGAAGCGCGTGGTGGTACGCAAATCGTGACCGCGTTTGTGCCGCTGTCAGCCATGTTTGGCTATGCCACTGACTTACGGTCCCGCACGCAAGGGCGTGCAACGCACTCGATGCATTTCTTTCAGTACGAGCCGGCCCCTGAACAGGTGAGCGAGGAAGTCGTTGCGCGCGTTCTTGGTCGGTAA
- the rpsG gene encoding 30S ribosomal protein S7, protein MPRRREIAKRDVPPDPLYKSSLVTKFLRTIMLSGKRSTAEGILYGSLDLIKERTGDDPIKVFKKAIDNVKPTLEVKSRRVGGSNYQVPIEVHQNRRLSLSIRWLVSYARARGDGKTMREKLANELIDASNLRGSAVKKREDTHRMAEANKAFAHYRW, encoded by the coding sequence ATGCCACGCCGACGCGAAATTGCCAAACGCGACGTTCCACCTGACCCGCTCTACAAGAGTTCGCTAGTTACGAAGTTTCTTCGAACGATTATGTTGAGTGGGAAGCGCAGTACGGCAGAGGGGATTCTGTACGGGTCGCTAGATTTAATCAAAGAACGGACCGGCGATGATCCGATCAAAGTGTTCAAGAAGGCGATAGACAATGTTAAACCAACGCTTGAGGTGAAGTCTCGCCGGGTTGGCGGTTCGAATTATCAGGTGCCGATCGAAGTGCACCAGAATCGTAGGCTGTCGCTTAGCATTCGATGGTTGGTCAGTTATGCACGTGCGCGTGGGGATGGCAAGACGATGCGTGAGAAGCTAGCGAATGAACTCATCGACGCATCGAATCTACGTGGCTCGGCTGTTAAAAAGCGTGAAGATACCCACCGGATGGCAGAGGCGAATAAGGCCTTTGCTCACTACCGGTGGTGA
- the rpsL gene encoding 30S ribosomal protein S12 — protein sequence MPTISQLVRHGRKKLTTKTKSPALQESPQKRGVCVRVFTQTPKKPNSALRKVARVRLTNGIEVTSYIPGVGHNLQEHSLVLIRGGRVKDLPGVRYHVVRGTLDAVGVQSRKQSRSKYGAKRPKA from the coding sequence GTGCCAACTATTAGTCAACTTGTACGCCACGGACGAAAGAAGCTTACTACCAAGACGAAGAGTCCAGCGCTTCAGGAGAGTCCACAGAAGCGTGGTGTATGCGTACGGGTGTTCACGCAGACACCCAAGAAGCCGAACTCAGCACTTCGTAAAGTCGCGCGCGTTCGGTTGACCAATGGTATCGAGGTCACCTCCTACATTCCTGGCGTCGGCCATAACCTTCAGGAACACTCGCTAGTCTTGATTCGTGGGGGACGGGTTAAGGATCTGCCTGGTGTTCGTTACCATGTCGTTCGAGGAACACTTGACGCTGTTGGTGTACAGAGCAGGAAGCAGTCTCGGTCTAAGTATGGGGCGAAGCGGCCTAAAGCATAG
- the rpoC gene encoding DNA-directed RNA polymerase subunit beta', translated as MRPSFADRGSLTTEFDNIRISLASPERILSWSHGEVTKPETINYRTFKPERDGLFCAKIFGPVVDWECLCGKYKRMKHRGVICDKCGVEVTQAKVRRERLGHIQLAAPVSHVWFFKGLPSRIGHLLDISLRDLERILYFEAYVVIDPGDTEFKQNQLLNEEQFRATRVKPGLGFKAQMGAEAIKELLKRISVDELAEELRDLMRSETSVQKKLKYSKRLRVVDSFRRSDNKPEWMILDVVPVIPPELRPLVPLDGGRFATSDLNDLYRRVINRNNRLKKLMELKAPDVIIRNEKRMLQEAVDALFDNGRRGRVLRGANNRPLKSLSDTLKGKQGRFRQNLLGKRVDYSGRSVIVVGPELKLNQCGLPKKMALELFKPFIYNKLEERGLVTTIKQAKEMVEQHQPEVWDILEEVTREHPVLLNRAPTLHRLGIQAFEPVLVEGKAIRIHPLVCTAFNADFDGDQMAVHIPLGPEAQIEASVLMMSSNNILSPANGAPIVVPSQDIVLGCYYLTKSKTGAKGEGRLFGCVEDVLHAKEAGEVETLSPIRLRVSGELMDLSSSRVDQDVLYADVKQVSKTIITTTVGRVIFNNALPDGVPFINGLLKKKGLQQLVQYCYLRFGLEKTVSMLDVIKNLGFLSATQSGLSIGIDDLIIPSEKAQLVDNARADVIKVEQQYLDGSITNGERYNKVIAIWSDVTERIADEMFAEMDESAPSGRNFNPVYIMADSGARGSKQQIRQLAGMRGLMAKPSGEIIETPITSNFREGLTVLQYFISTHGARKGLADTALKTADSGYLTRRLVDVAQDVIISKDDCGTMDGIDARAIVESGEIIEPLRDRIIGRVTLDPIHDPITNAVIIDEGEEITERLASDIQEAGIERVRIRSVLTCSSRRGVCTKCYGRDLATGQLVERGLAVGVIAAQSIGEPGTQLTMRTFHIGGTASRVSEQSTLEAKHSGTVRFEELQVVEARAGALVVMNRSGSLVIQDAKGRDRERYTVVYGAHLRVRNGQQVEPGEVLVEWDPYTFSIVTEHPGIVHFKDIVEGMTAHEEVDEVTGLSRLIIVDSPDEKRQPAIEVRKKDGKALRKYHMPSHAHMMVVDSEEVHAGDVLAKIPRETTKTKDITGGLPRVVELFEARKPRETAVISEIEGVVHHGSVAKGLRKIIIVPDEAGAEPREYSLPRGVHVNVQEGDRVRAGEPLMDGPSNPHDILSVLGEKALQNYLVNEIQEVYRLQGVTINDKHIEVIARQMMRWVKIEDIGDTEFLVDEQVERAHFMAENERIIGEGGRPAVGRPMLLGITKASLSTESFISAASFQETTRVLTEASISGKVDHLRGLKENVTMGRLIPAGTGLDYYRQVSIERDDPPPTPPVEFDHEAEFVEHEEITGRQDVADGALKN; from the coding sequence ATGAGACCAAGCTTTGCAGACCGCGGTTCGTTAACTACAGAATTTGACAACATCAGGATTAGTCTTGCCTCGCCCGAGCGAATACTTTCATGGTCGCATGGCGAGGTGACGAAACCAGAGACGATCAACTACCGAACGTTCAAACCTGAACGAGATGGTTTGTTCTGCGCGAAGATTTTTGGACCGGTCGTAGATTGGGAGTGCCTCTGTGGGAAATACAAGCGGATGAAGCACAGGGGTGTAATCTGCGATAAGTGTGGTGTTGAAGTTACGCAAGCGAAAGTACGAAGGGAGCGTCTCGGCCACATTCAGTTGGCGGCACCGGTCAGTCACGTCTGGTTCTTTAAAGGTCTACCAAGCCGTATTGGTCATTTGTTGGATATCTCATTGCGTGACCTTGAGCGAATTCTGTACTTCGAGGCCTATGTCGTCATCGATCCCGGTGATACTGAATTTAAGCAGAACCAACTACTGAACGAAGAACAGTTCCGCGCAACAAGGGTAAAGCCAGGTCTTGGGTTTAAAGCGCAGATGGGCGCTGAGGCCATTAAGGAGTTGCTGAAGCGCATCAGTGTGGATGAGCTAGCTGAAGAGCTCCGCGACTTAATGCGGAGTGAAACGTCGGTACAAAAGAAGTTGAAATATTCAAAACGGCTCCGAGTGGTTGATTCTTTTCGGCGTTCTGATAACAAGCCGGAGTGGATGATTCTTGACGTGGTTCCTGTGATTCCTCCCGAGTTGCGTCCGCTCGTACCACTCGATGGCGGACGGTTCGCTACATCTGACCTGAACGATTTGTACCGCCGTGTGATTAACCGCAATAACCGTCTCAAGAAGTTAATGGAGCTCAAGGCTCCCGATGTGATTATTCGGAATGAGAAGCGGATGTTGCAAGAAGCAGTTGACGCGCTTTTCGACAATGGCAGACGAGGTCGCGTATTGCGTGGCGCTAATAACCGGCCATTGAAATCGCTTTCTGACACCCTTAAGGGGAAGCAGGGTCGGTTCCGGCAGAATTTGCTGGGTAAACGCGTGGATTATTCCGGGCGTTCGGTCATTGTAGTCGGACCGGAGTTAAAGTTGAATCAGTGCGGCCTTCCAAAGAAGATGGCGCTGGAGCTTTTCAAGCCCTTTATCTACAACAAGCTTGAAGAGCGTGGGCTCGTGACCACTATTAAGCAGGCCAAGGAAATGGTCGAGCAGCACCAGCCTGAAGTGTGGGACATTCTTGAGGAAGTAACCCGTGAACATCCCGTGCTCCTAAACCGGGCTCCGACACTTCATCGGCTTGGAATCCAAGCGTTCGAACCAGTGCTGGTGGAGGGAAAGGCAATTCGAATTCATCCGCTCGTCTGCACTGCATTCAATGCTGACTTCGATGGCGATCAGATGGCTGTTCATATCCCGCTAGGTCCAGAAGCGCAGATCGAAGCTTCAGTTCTGATGATGTCCTCGAACAACATCCTTTCGCCAGCAAACGGTGCACCTATCGTGGTGCCATCACAGGACATTGTGCTGGGCTGTTATTACCTGACTAAGTCCAAAACGGGTGCCAAAGGGGAGGGTCGTCTGTTCGGCTGCGTAGAGGATGTGCTTCATGCGAAGGAGGCAGGTGAAGTTGAGACCCTGTCACCGATTCGGCTAAGGGTGAGTGGAGAACTGATGGATCTATCCTCTAGTCGCGTTGATCAGGATGTGTTGTATGCAGACGTGAAGCAGGTATCCAAGACGATTATCACTACGACGGTTGGGCGCGTCATCTTTAACAACGCACTGCCTGACGGCGTACCGTTTATTAATGGCTTGCTAAAGAAGAAAGGGCTGCAGCAGCTAGTTCAGTACTGTTATCTCCGGTTCGGTTTAGAGAAGACCGTCAGTATGCTCGATGTGATTAAGAATCTCGGTTTCCTTTCCGCGACTCAATCTGGTCTATCTATCGGTATTGATGACCTGATTATCCCATCAGAAAAGGCGCAGCTTGTTGACAATGCGAGGGCTGACGTTATCAAGGTTGAGCAACAGTATCTGGATGGGTCGATCACAAACGGTGAGCGCTACAACAAGGTAATCGCGATTTGGTCGGATGTTACCGAACGAATCGCTGACGAGATGTTTGCAGAGATGGACGAGTCGGCCCCGTCAGGCCGGAATTTCAACCCGGTCTACATCATGGCTGATTCCGGTGCTCGGGGTAGTAAGCAGCAAATTCGGCAGCTGGCCGGCATGCGCGGATTAATGGCAAAGCCTTCTGGTGAGATTATCGAGACGCCGATTACCTCAAACTTCCGTGAAGGTTTGACTGTGTTGCAGTACTTCATCTCAACTCATGGGGCGCGAAAAGGTTTGGCCGATACGGCACTTAAAACCGCTGATTCTGGCTACCTGACTCGTCGTTTAGTTGATGTCGCGCAGGATGTAATCATTTCCAAGGATGATTGTGGAACGATGGATGGGATTGATGCCCGGGCGATCGTAGAGAGTGGAGAGATCATTGAGCCGCTGCGCGATCGGATTATCGGTCGCGTTACACTCGATCCCATTCATGATCCCATCACGAACGCTGTAATTATTGATGAGGGTGAAGAGATCACGGAAAGGTTGGCTTCGGATATCCAAGAAGCTGGTATTGAGCGCGTCCGTATCCGTTCGGTGCTCACGTGTTCGTCGCGTCGGGGTGTCTGTACAAAATGCTACGGGCGTGATTTGGCAACGGGTCAGTTGGTTGAGCGTGGTTTAGCAGTTGGCGTCATTGCTGCACAGTCGATCGGCGAGCCTGGGACTCAGTTAACGATGCGAACATTCCACATTGGTGGAACTGCCTCGCGAGTGTCGGAGCAGTCAACGCTTGAAGCAAAGCATTCCGGCACTGTGCGGTTTGAAGAACTGCAGGTTGTTGAGGCGCGAGCGGGGGCGCTTGTGGTGATGAACCGAAGTGGCTCGCTGGTTATCCAGGATGCCAAGGGTCGTGATCGTGAACGCTACACTGTTGTCTACGGGGCGCACCTCAGAGTACGGAACGGTCAACAGGTTGAGCCTGGTGAGGTACTCGTTGAGTGGGATCCGTATACCTTCTCGATCGTGACTGAGCATCCCGGCATCGTACATTTCAAGGATATTGTTGAAGGGATGACCGCCCACGAGGAGGTCGACGAGGTGACCGGATTGTCTCGGCTTATCATCGTGGACTCCCCAGATGAGAAAAGGCAGCCGGCTATCGAGGTGCGAAAGAAAGATGGCAAGGCACTACGGAAATATCATATGCCCTCGCACGCGCATATGATGGTTGTCGATAGTGAGGAGGTACACGCCGGTGACGTACTGGCTAAGATTCCTCGGGAGACGACAAAAACCAAGGATATTACGGGTGGGCTACCGCGTGTGGTGGAGCTCTTTGAGGCGAGAAAGCCGCGCGAGACAGCAGTCATCAGTGAAATCGAGGGTGTTGTCCATCACGGTAGTGTTGCGAAGGGTCTACGTAAGATTATTATTGTCCCTGACGAGGCTGGTGCAGAGCCTCGAGAGTACTCACTGCCGAGAGGTGTGCACGTAAACGTTCAGGAGGGTGACCGCGTCAGAGCTGGAGAGCCGTTGATGGACGGACCAAGTAATCCACATGACATTCTCAGTGTTCTTGGTGAGAAAGCCCTGCAGAATTATCTCGTTAATGAGATCCAGGAGGTTTACCGGCTTCAAGGTGTCACTATCAACGATAAGCATATCGAGGTCATCGCTCGGCAGATGATGCGCTGGGTCAAGATTGAAGACATTGGTGATACGGAGTTCCTCGTAGATGAGCAAGTTGAGCGCGCCCATTTTATGGCGGAGAACGAACGCATAATTGGTGAGGGTGGTCGCCCAGCGGTCGGCCGCCCAATGTTGCTTGGGATCACGAAGGCCTCGCTGTCGACTGAGTCATTCATTTCGGCTGCATCGTTCCAAGAGACCACACGTGTACTAACTGAGGCTTCGATTTCGGGTAAGGTGGATCATCTTCGCGGTCTCAAAGAGAACGTGACGATGGGAAGGCTGATTCCTGCCGGCACCGGTTTGGACTATTACCGGCAAGTGAGTATAGAGCGGGATGATCCGCCGCCAACTCCGCCAGTGGAATTTGATCACGAGGCTGAATTCGTTGAGCACGAGGAAATCACCGGCCGGCAAGATGTAGCCGATGGGGCTCTAAAGAATTGA